Proteins from a genomic interval of Bacteroides sp. AN502(2024):
- the thiC gene encoding phosphomethylpyrimidine synthase ThiC encodes MKQRIKFPRSQKVYLRGKLYPNIRVAMRKIEQVPSISLEGEEKIATPNPEIYVYDTSGPFSDTKMSIDLKKGLPRMREEWIVSRGDVEQLPEITSEYGRMRRDDKSLDHLRFEHITLPYRAKKGEAITQMAYAKRGIITPEMEYVAIRENMNCEELGIHTHITPEFVRREIAEGRAVLPANINHPEAEPMIIGRNFLVKINTNIGNSATTSSIDEEVEKALWSCKWGGDTLMDLSTGENIHETREWIIRNCPVPVGTVPIYQALEKVNGIVEDLTWEIYRDTLIEQCEQGVDYFTIHAGIRRHNVHLADKRLCGIVSRGGSIMSKWCLVHDQESFLYDHFDDICDILAQYDVAVSLGDGLRPGSIYDANDEAQFAELDTMGELVLRAWNKNVQAFIEGPGHVPMHKIKENMERQMEKCHDAPFYTLGPLVTDIAPGYDHITSAIGAAQIGWLGTAMLCYVTPKEHLALPDKEDVRVGVITYKIAAHAADLAKGHPGAQVRDNALSKARYEFRWKDQFDLSLDPERAQTYFRAGHHIDGEYCTMCGPNFCAMKLSRDLKKSAKNNKP; translated from the coding sequence ATGAAACAAAGAATAAAATTCCCCCGCTCACAGAAAGTCTATTTACGCGGCAAACTGTATCCGAATATCCGCGTTGCCATGCGGAAAATAGAACAAGTTCCCAGTATCAGTTTGGAAGGTGAAGAAAAGATAGCCACCCCCAATCCTGAGATATATGTATATGACACGAGTGGCCCGTTCAGTGATACGAAAATGAGCATCGACCTTAAAAAAGGGCTGCCCCGTATGCGCGAAGAATGGATTGTGAGTCGTGGCGATGTGGAACAACTCCCTGAAATCACTTCGGAATACGGACGTATGAGACGGGATGATAAAAGTCTCGACCACCTGCGCTTCGAGCATATCACCCTGCCCTATCGTGCTAAAAAAGGAGAAGCAATCACTCAAATGGCGTATGCCAAAAGAGGGATAATCACCCCTGAAATGGAATATGTAGCGATCCGCGAAAACATGAATTGTGAGGAACTGGGAATTCACACTCATATTACTCCCGAATTTGTCCGTCGGGAGATTGCAGAGGGACGTGCCGTATTACCGGCCAATATCAACCACCCGGAGGCTGAACCGATGATTATCGGACGCAACTTCCTTGTGAAAATCAATACGAATATCGGAAATTCAGCCACCACTTCAAGCATTGACGAAGAGGTGGAGAAAGCGTTGTGGAGCTGTAAATGGGGAGGAGATACGTTGATGGACCTTTCCACCGGAGAGAATATTCATGAAACACGCGAATGGATCATCCGCAATTGTCCCGTACCGGTCGGTACGGTTCCCATCTATCAGGCTCTTGAAAAAGTGAACGGCATAGTGGAAGACCTCACCTGGGAAATCTACCGGGATACATTGATCGAACAATGCGAACAAGGCGTGGATTACTTCACCATCCATGCAGGCATCCGCCGCCACAATGTGCATCTTGCCGACAAGCGGTTGTGCGGTATCGTCAGCCGTGGAGGAAGCATCATGAGTAAATGGTGTCTCGTACACGACCAGGAAAGTTTCTTATACGATCATTTTGATGATATCTGTGATATTCTGGCACAATACGACGTGGCTGTTTCTTTAGGCGACGGACTTCGCCCGGGCTCTATCTACGATGCCAACGACGAAGCGCAGTTTGCCGAACTGGACACCATGGGCGAACTCGTTCTCCGTGCCTGGAACAAGAATGTTCAGGCATTTATCGAGGGTCCCGGGCATGTTCCGATGCATAAAATAAAAGAGAACATGGAACGCCAGATGGAGAAATGCCACGATGCCCCCTTCTATACGCTCGGTCCGTTGGTGACGGATATCGCTCCCGGATACGACCATATCACTTCCGCCATCGGTGCCGCACAAATCGGATGGCTGGGCACAGCCATGCTTTGCTATGTCACCCCGAAAGAGCACCTTGCCCTGCCCGACAAAGAGGATGTACGCGTAGGAGTCATCACCTACAAGATAGCCGCCCACGCCGCCGATCTCGCCAAAGGTCATCCGGGTGCACAAGTACGGGACAACGCATTGAGTAAAGCCCGTTATGAGTTCCGCTGGAAAGACCAGTTCGATCTGTCTCTCGACCCGGAACGGGCACAGACCTATTTCCGTGCAGGACATCACATCGACGGAGAATACTGTACGATGTGCGGACCCAACTTCTGTGCAATGAAATTGTCACGTGATTTAAAGAAAAGTGCTAAAAACAACAAACCATAA
- the thiH gene encoding 2-iminoacetate synthase ThiH, translating to MFSDELEKISWEKTTQAIYSQTDADVRRALGKKEHLDVNDFMALISPAATPYLEVMARLSQKYTMERFGKTISLFVPLYLTNSCTNSCVYCGFHISNPMKRTILTEEEMVNEYKAIKRLAPFENLLLVTGENPAAAGVPYIAKALDLAKPHFSNLQIEVMPLKAEEYRELTHHGLNGVICFQETYHSAHYKTYHPRGMKSKFEWRVNGFDRMGQAGVHKIGMGVLIGLEEWRTDVTMMAYHLRYLQRHYWRTKYSVNFPRMRPSENGGFQPNVVMTDRELAQLTFAMRIFDHDVDISYSTRESAEFRNRMATLGVTTMSAESKTEPGGYYSYPQTLEQFHVSDERKAVEVERDLRKLGREPVWKDWDRSFDFKQ from the coding sequence ATGTTCTCCGACGAATTAGAAAAAATATCCTGGGAAAAGACGACCCAAGCCATCTATTCCCAAACAGATGCCGACGTGCGCCGTGCGTTGGGTAAGAAAGAGCATCTGGATGTCAACGACTTTATGGCGCTGATATCACCTGCCGCCACTCCTTATCTGGAAGTGATGGCACGCCTTAGTCAGAAATATACCATGGAACGATTCGGTAAGACGATCTCCCTGTTCGTGCCACTCTACCTGACTAATTCATGTACCAACTCCTGTGTCTATTGCGGTTTCCACATCAGCAATCCGATGAAGAGAACCATATTGACGGAGGAAGAGATGGTCAACGAATACAAAGCCATCAAACGATTGGCTCCTTTTGAAAACCTGCTGCTTGTAACCGGTGAGAATCCTGCCGCAGCAGGCGTTCCGTACATTGCCAAAGCGCTGGATTTGGCGAAGCCTCACTTCAGCAATCTGCAAATCGAAGTGATGCCTCTGAAAGCGGAGGAATACAGGGAACTGACCCATCATGGCCTGAACGGAGTGATCTGTTTTCAGGAGACTTATCATAGCGCCCATTACAAAACGTACCATCCGAGGGGCATGAAATCCAAATTCGAATGGCGTGTCAACGGCTTCGACCGCATGGGACAGGCTGGCGTACACAAAATTGGCATGGGGGTACTGATCGGTCTGGAAGAATGGCGGACCGACGTAACGATGATGGCTTATCATCTGCGTTATTTGCAGAGACATTACTGGAGAACCAAATACAGCGTAAATTTCCCGCGTATGCGTCCGTCGGAAAATGGCGGGTTCCAGCCGAATGTAGTCATGACCGACCGGGAACTGGCTCAACTTACATTCGCCATGCGAATCTTCGATCATGACGTAGATATCTCCTATTCCACCCGTGAGAGTGCGGAATTTCGAAACCGGATGGCAACGCTCGGTGTCACCACCATGAGCGCGGAAAGCAAAACAGAACCGGGAGGGTATTACAGTTATCCCCAAACGCTGGAACAATTTCATGTAAGTGACGAGCGAAAAGCGGTTGAAGTGGAACGTGATTTAAGGAAATTAGGTCGCGAACCGGTCTGGAAGGATTGGGACCGGTCTTTTGATTTCAAGCAATAA
- a CDS encoding ThiF family adenylyltransferase: protein MRYDRQIILPEIGEEGQQKLQAAKVLIVGVGGLGSPIALYLAGAGVGCLGLVDDDRVSISNLQRQVLYTEKELGKPKALCAAGRLSALNSGIDIHPYPTKLTKDNAYEMIQQYDIVVDGCDNFATRYLINDICMKQEKPYVYGAICGFEGQVSVFHYGKQKKSYRDLYPDEQEMQRMPPPPKGVMGVTPAIVGSVEATEVLKIICGFGDVLAGQLWTIDLRTLQSNKFSL from the coding sequence ATGCGGTACGACAGACAAATCATACTTCCCGAAATCGGAGAAGAGGGTCAGCAGAAACTACAGGCAGCCAAAGTGCTTATTGTCGGCGTGGGAGGGTTGGGCTCTCCCATCGCCCTTTACCTGGCAGGTGCGGGTGTGGGCTGTCTCGGACTGGTCGATGACGATCGGGTAAGCATCAGCAACTTGCAACGGCAAGTCCTCTATACCGAAAAGGAATTGGGTAAACCGAAAGCCTTGTGTGCCGCCGGACGACTCTCCGCCCTCAACAGTGGAATCGATATCCATCCCTACCCTACCAAGCTGACGAAGGATAACGCGTATGAGATGATTCAGCAATACGACATCGTGGTCGACGGCTGCGACAATTTTGCCACCCGCTACCTGATCAACGACATTTGCATGAAACAGGAGAAGCCCTACGTATATGGAGCCATCTGTGGTTTTGAAGGACAGGTTTCCGTGTTCCATTACGGAAAACAGAAGAAAAGCTACCGGGACCTTTATCCTGACGAACAGGAAATGCAACGGATGCCTCCTCCGCCCAAAGGAGTGATGGGGGTTACTCCTGCGATTGTCGGGAGCGTGGAAGCGACGGAAGTGTTGAAGATTATCTGTGGTTTTGGGGATGTTTTAGCCGGTCAACTATGGACAATCGACCTGCGGACCTTGCAATCTAACAAATTTTCACTCTAA
- a CDS encoding thiamine phosphate synthase: protein MKLIVVTTPTFFVEEDKIITALFEEGLDILHLRKPETPAMYSERLLTLIPEKYHRRIVTHEHFYLKEEFNLMGIHLNVRNPKEPHDYDGHISCSCHSVEEVKHRKHFYDYVFMSPVYDSISKANYYSTYTPEELREAQREKIIDSKVIALGGINAENLLEIKDFGFGGAAILGDLWNRFDACSDQDFEAVIDHFKKLKKLAD, encoded by the coding sequence ATGAAACTAATTGTAGTTACCACCCCTACCTTCTTTGTCGAAGAAGACAAGATAATCACCGCTCTTTTCGAAGAGGGGCTGGACATCCTACATCTTAGGAAACCGGAGACTCCGGCCATGTATTCGGAACGGCTGCTGACGCTTATCCCGGAGAAATATCACCGCCGCATTGTCACGCATGAGCATTTTTATCTAAAAGAGGAATTCAATCTGATGGGAATCCACCTGAATGTCCGTAATCCCAAAGAGCCGCACGACTATGACGGGCATATCAGTTGTTCGTGCCATTCGGTGGAGGAGGTGAAACACAGAAAGCATTTTTACGACTATGTTTTTATGAGTCCCGTGTATGACAGTATCTCTAAAGCGAATTACTATTCGACCTACACTCCCGAAGAGTTGCGCGAAGCACAAAGAGAGAAAATCATCGACTCTAAAGTAATCGCATTGGGAGGCATCAACGCAGAGAATTTACTGGAGATTAAAGATTTCGGTTTCGGAGGAGCTGCCATATTAGGAGATCTTTGGAATCGGTTCGATGCCTGCTCGGATCAGGATTTTGAGGCTGTGATTGACCATTTCAAGAAGTTGAAGAAGTTGGCGGATTGA
- a CDS encoding AAA domain-containing protein, with translation MDTRKYMIVDLEREGDKRMFITERVSFIKENENGLWTVRFSSSPRVFTYNKVRLLCLTHPEIIDFSEKGLYIKNKHINNVAELLRFSDGCYTFYRVTYNNGYYENLEGEEVYITRTPMDKNGGSTWDYLRKLAAETGLLTEDEDNILSRQYDLVDTMRDNVPLAQYLGDKTKLATYHLPKQVYYPFGCNASQKSAVEKALTHQVSIIQGPPGTGKTQTILNIIANLLVAGKTVLVVSNNNSAVKNVAEKLEGEGFGFIVAQLGRTKNKETFIANQPNYPDMTGWSIEEHSTIYQLAKDSLQNVSQGFDSQLRQAQLKAEYDALLKETKYNVLLEANRVDENRLHGKPSDKLITLFNLYQIIVEKERRPSFWFKLKWSFAMGLKMLSFLNGKPSEVIASLGNAYYFSRKTEIEQELKAIETKLQSINIKQSVKDLRFSSLQILKSKIAKRYETDERTKFTIKDIKHRTEEFLKEYPVVLSTTYSAKSCISKDMVFDYVIMDEASQVDIKTGALALSCATNAVIVGDDKQLPNVVSREEALALNAIRTTYSVDDRYNAVTHSFLQSCAEVFTEAPVTLLREHYRCHPRIIEFCNQHFYNGELVTMTTDNGEENVLQVVRTVKGNHARGHFNQREIDVIAQEVMPKYTDMGSMGIITPYRNQAEEINKASGKDIASTVHKYQGRECDTIIISTVDNEPTEFSDDANLLNVAISRAKTHLCIVTNGNEISKGSNLAQLIAYIQYNNFEIKESKLHSVFDLLYKSYTAERLAYETSHPSVSNHLSENLVYEVLVKAITDLKLVNTEVICHYPLSRLINDWSLLDDEEKAFAESRFSHVDFLIYNSLTKQPLQTIEVDGWHFHKNRDVQQSRDALKDRLLTKFGLCPHRISTTDTVNVETIKKFLNV, from the coding sequence ATGGACACAAGGAAATACATGATAGTTGATTTAGAACGAGAGGGTGATAAACGGATGTTTATAACCGAACGAGTTTCCTTTATTAAGGAGAACGAGAATGGTCTTTGGACTGTCCGGTTCTCGTCATCCCCTCGTGTGTTCACTTACAACAAAGTCCGTCTGCTCTGTCTTACTCATCCGGAAATCATAGATTTTAGCGAAAAAGGGCTGTACATCAAGAATAAACACATCAATAACGTGGCTGAATTGTTAAGGTTTTCTGATGGCTGCTACACATTCTATCGAGTGACCTATAACAACGGTTACTATGAGAACTTGGAGGGAGAAGAAGTCTATATCACCCGTACCCCTATGGACAAGAATGGTGGTTCTACATGGGATTATCTGCGAAAATTGGCTGCTGAAACCGGATTATTGACAGAGGATGAAGACAACATTTTATCCAGACAATATGACTTGGTAGATACGATGCGCGATAATGTGCCTTTGGCGCAATACCTTGGTGATAAGACGAAATTGGCAACTTATCACTTGCCCAAGCAGGTTTATTATCCTTTCGGATGCAATGCCAGCCAAAAGTCAGCGGTAGAGAAAGCTTTGACACATCAGGTTAGCATCATACAAGGACCTCCGGGAACAGGCAAGACACAAACAATTCTCAATATCATAGCCAACTTGCTTGTTGCAGGAAAAACGGTACTTGTCGTATCGAACAACAATTCAGCCGTTAAAAATGTAGCAGAGAAGTTAGAAGGTGAAGGCTTTGGTTTTATAGTAGCCCAACTTGGCAGAACGAAGAATAAAGAGACGTTCATTGCCAATCAACCCAATTATCCCGATATGACCGGCTGGAGCATAGAGGAACATTCAACCATTTATCAATTGGCAAAAGACTCTCTCCAAAACGTGTCACAAGGATTTGATAGTCAGCTACGCCAGGCACAATTGAAAGCGGAGTATGATGCGTTGCTGAAGGAGACAAAATACAATGTACTATTAGAAGCTAACCGTGTTGATGAAAACCGGCTTCACGGTAAACCATCTGACAAACTGATAACCCTGTTCAATCTTTACCAAATCATAGTAGAGAAAGAGCGGAGGCCGAGCTTTTGGTTCAAGCTGAAATGGTCGTTTGCCATGGGATTAAAAATGTTATCATTCCTCAATGGTAAGCCATCAGAAGTAATAGCCAGTTTGGGAAATGCTTACTATTTCTCTCGTAAGACTGAGATTGAGCAAGAGCTGAAAGCCATTGAAACCAAACTTCAGTCCATCAACATCAAGCAAAGCGTAAAAGACTTACGCTTCTCTTCATTACAAATCTTAAAAAGTAAGATTGCCAAACGATATGAGACCGACGAAAGGACTAAGTTTACCATCAAGGACATCAAACATAGGACAGAGGAGTTCTTGAAAGAATATCCTGTTGTGCTCAGTACCACTTATTCCGCCAAGAGTTGCATCAGCAAAGACATGGTGTTTGACTATGTGATTATGGATGAAGCCTCACAAGTGGATATTAAAACCGGTGCATTGGCACTTTCATGTGCGACAAATGCCGTGATTGTGGGCGACGACAAGCAGTTGCCGAATGTTGTGAGTCGTGAAGAAGCACTTGCACTCAATGCTATTCGGACAACCTATAGTGTAGATGACAGATACAACGCTGTGACACATAGCTTTCTGCAATCATGTGCGGAGGTATTCACGGAAGCCCCTGTGACGTTGCTGCGTGAGCACTATCGTTGCCACCCCAGAATTATCGAGTTCTGCAATCAACATTTTTATAATGGAGAGCTGGTGACAATGACCACCGACAACGGTGAAGAGAATGTGTTGCAGGTAGTACGTACAGTTAAAGGCAATCATGCAAGAGGACATTTCAACCAGCGGGAGATTGATGTCATTGCACAAGAAGTAATGCCTAAATATACGGACATGGGTAGCATGGGCATCATCACTCCCTATCGCAATCAAGCGGAGGAAATCAATAAAGCATCAGGGAAAGATATAGCCAGCACGGTACATAAATATCAAGGCCGGGAGTGTGATACCATCATCATCAGCACAGTTGACAACGAGCCAACAGAGTTCTCCGATGATGCCAACTTACTCAATGTTGCCATATCACGTGCCAAGACTCATTTGTGTATCGTAACCAACGGAAATGAAATATCCAAAGGCTCGAACCTTGCCCAGCTTATCGCCTATATACAGTACAATAATTTTGAGATCAAGGAAAGCAAACTTCACTCCGTGTTCGATTTGCTCTACAAGTCATACACCGCAGAGCGTTTGGCGTATGAAACATCCCATCCTTCGGTATCGAACCATCTATCCGAGAATCTCGTTTATGAGGTTTTAGTAAAAGCCATTACTGATTTGAAATTAGTTAATACCGAAGTGATATGCCATTATCCGCTCTCCCGGTTAATCAACGATTGGAGCCTGCTTGACGATGAGGAAAAGGCTTTTGCCGAAAGTCGGTTCTCTCATGTCGATTTCCTAATCTATAATTCACTCACCAAACAACCGCTTCAAACGATTGAGGTCGATGGTTGGCATTTCCATAAGAACCGTGATGTACAACAATCACGAGATGCCCTCAAAGACCGATTACTCACGAAGTTTGGTCTTTGTCCGCATCGTATATCCACTACAGATACGGTGAATGTGGAAACAATAAAGAAATTCCTAAATGTGTGA
- a CDS encoding ATP-binding protein: MKRIESMKENSLYDKKSIRSITGKTADFSEIAKDAVAFSNAQGGTLEIGLEDWETEPNPEQRITQELITKLENKISGLTTGVIATGELCTYKNGGQTIKYKILRNPNTVASTTSGKLFVRVGDNSVPVSGDDVVRLVADKSGFSWEDQVTKYVWQDADEVKLHDVLTRLRTSDRVSDFCKDKTDRELLAYFFLIAEDSDYMTNLGVLFIGNQTQRGRITNAPNLQCIKYDEYGEKVNKWLWADYTKSPIEIIDEVWNDIPEWKESQEISDELQRRNIPAYDKDIIRELVCNALAHRPYTIRGDIFLNIHPQYIEITNPGRLPLGVTPDNILHRSRKRNEHMTALLYALHYMEKEGSGFDKIYEILLQNGKQLPIVKEGDDFVTVRVDRRVIKAEVANFMKYVSEHYHLRQKQTICLGLIAQYESLTARELEKYLELEDSDALMAWIQPLLKNEMVVSASVRGRGVEYRVNPNILQGSEYKGKTSLKRIEDYRLKELILEDLKLYQCASLADIQTRIGSEISERRIKYQLSKLIEEGIVEKVGSYRWTKYQLVSED; the protein is encoded by the coding sequence ATGAAACGAATAGAAAGTATGAAAGAAAACTCATTATACGATAAAAAATCAATCCGTTCTATCACTGGCAAAACAGCAGATTTCTCTGAAATAGCAAAGGATGCTGTAGCATTCAGCAATGCACAGGGAGGCACATTGGAGATCGGTTTGGAAGACTGGGAAACAGAACCTAATCCAGAGCAGCGAATTACGCAAGAATTGATTACTAAACTTGAAAACAAGATTAGTGGTCTCACTACGGGAGTAATTGCGACAGGAGAATTGTGTACTTATAAGAATGGGGGTCAGACCATCAAGTATAAAATTCTACGTAATCCTAATACCGTAGCATCTACTACTTCCGGAAAGCTTTTTGTTCGTGTTGGTGATAATAGTGTACCGGTTTCAGGAGATGACGTTGTCCGTTTGGTGGCTGATAAGAGTGGGTTCTCTTGGGAAGACCAAGTGACGAAATATGTATGGCAGGATGCTGATGAGGTAAAGTTGCATGATGTACTCACTCGTTTGCGTACTTCCGACCGGGTTTCAGACTTCTGCAAAGATAAAACAGACCGGGAACTGTTAGCCTACTTCTTCCTAATAGCGGAAGATAGTGACTACATGACCAATCTTGGTGTACTTTTCATCGGTAACCAGACACAAAGAGGACGAATCACCAATGCGCCTAACTTGCAATGTATCAAGTATGATGAATATGGTGAAAAGGTGAATAAATGGCTGTGGGCTGACTATACCAAATCGCCTATTGAAATAATTGATGAAGTGTGGAATGATATTCCTGAATGGAAGGAAAGCCAAGAAATCAGCGATGAACTTCAACGCCGTAATATTCCGGCTTACGATAAGGATATTATCAGAGAACTGGTCTGTAACGCTTTGGCTCATAGACCTTATACTATACGTGGTGACATTTTCCTTAATATCCATCCCCAATATATTGAGATTACCAATCCCGGTCGATTACCTTTGGGCGTAACTCCTGACAACATCCTGCACCGTTCGAGAAAGCGTAATGAACACATGACCGCCTTACTATATGCGCTGCATTATATGGAGAAGGAGGGCTCTGGATTCGATAAAATTTATGAGATACTGCTTCAGAACGGGAAACAATTGCCTATCGTCAAAGAAGGTGATGATTTCGTAACGGTAAGAGTGGACCGTAGAGTTATCAAGGCAGAAGTGGCCAACTTCATGAAGTACGTGAGCGAACATTATCATCTTCGCCAAAAACAAACTATCTGTTTGGGACTAATAGCCCAATACGAAAGCTTGACTGCCCGTGAACTTGAAAAATACCTTGAATTGGAAGATTCGGATGCTTTGATGGCATGGATACAGCCTCTACTAAAAAATGAAATGGTAGTTTCTGCGTCAGTACGTGGAAGAGGGGTTGAGTATCGTGTGAATCCGAATATCCTACAAGGATCTGAATATAAGGGGAAAACTTCATTGAAACGTATTGAGGATTATCGTTTGAAAGAGCTAATACTTGAGGATTTGAAGTTGTACCAATGCGCTTCTTTAGCTGATATTCAAACAAGAATAGGAAGCGAGATTTCTGAACGTAGAATTAAATACCAGCTCAGTAAATTGATTGAAGAAGGCATTGTTGAAAAAGTGGGTTCGTATAGATGGACTAAGTATCAATTGGTCTCTGAGGATTAA